The sequence ATCTAAGATTTAGTTATGCTGACCTCGTCCTGTACATGCTACTTGTTGCGATTCTAGGAAGTGTCGTTGAGGTTATGGCAGGGCTCTACTCTGATAAGACAGGTGGTTTAAAGGGAAAAATAGTTGTAATCTACATAGGATTGGCAGCATCTGCTATAACACTCTTGCTATCAGCTTTACTCCGCAACCCGATAATCAGAATAATCTCTGTAACATTTTCTCTAATCGCATACAGAATTGCAAGCCCATCATTTTGGGCAATAATCAATGAGATTATACCTCCGAATTTCATTGGAAGATACGGCTCTATATACAACTTAGCATCACGTATTGCAACTATAGCTTCGTCCATAATCAATGGATACATAATTAAGTTAACGAATTCAGCAAGATACACTGCTGTTCTATCGGCATCTTCGCTAATTTTCTCAATAATCTTCTACTCTTTGATAGATAGGCAATACAAAAATTTTCTATCATAATAAAACTATTTGGTTATGTTGCCATATAGTAACAGTAGGTGTAGCATGCTTCAGCTAGGTATAATATGTTTTCTAGTGGTGTTGGTGGGTAAACTTCTATATGGAGCATTAGTCCTCCTGATGATGTATTTAGTTTTTCTATAGCATTTTTAATGTGATTCAATATTTCTTCTTTTGTTCCATAAGGTATAAGATGTTCTCTATCTATATCCAGGTCTATGCACACCTCTTCTCTAAATTTTTGAGCGATGTTGTCTACACCATTTACAATATCTTGTATATTCACTATATCTGGTCTAGCCTCTAAAATTATATCTGAAAGTGGCATTATATTTCCATCGCTATGAAAATAAATTAAAGCTCCCATGTCTCTTACCTCTCTAAAGAACATTTTGTAATATGGCAAGAAGTATTTTCTGAGGTGCTGGGGTCTTATCAATGGGCTGTCCTGGCTCCCTAAATCCTCTAAAAATGTAACAACATCTATCCCTTTATATCTCTTCGCAACTTTGAGTAAACCCAGTTGATAACTAGCTATTTTCTCTAAAGCCGTGACAAACCTTTCATCGCCTTTATAAATGGCTGGTACGAGTTTATTTAATGGTATTACATCCATTAGTTTTTGGAATAGAAAATGGTGAAGACTAAAAACAACAAGTCTACCTTGTTCTCTAAGTTTGTCAAAGTGACTAAACAGCTCTTCCCATGGAATAATGGGCTTGGGGGTTGCATATCCAATTGGATATCCAGCTTCTGGATCAGGCAAAGACCACTCCTTAACCTTGTCTAAATCTTCTAGAGGATACCTATATGGTTCTCCCCCAAGACCTTTGACCCTAAACCTCCAAACAGTGCCAAAAACATCGACAGCATATCTATCTTCATAAACAATGCCGGGCACGCCATCAAATTTTATGGTATTAGGATCGTAATCGGGAAATGCTAGTGGGAACTTCTTAATTAGTTCAATAATCTTCTCTCTATATGTATTTAAAACAGGCCATGAAATGACTATTCTACATGGAATATACTCAGGTTTCTCAAATTTAGCAGCTTTCAAGAAATTTGCTTTCAGTAGACCATACACTGAAGTATTGCTAGGGTTTCTCATATGCAATCCCTATATGGAGTTCTTCGACGATTCTAGCGTTATAAATTCTAATAACAGGATTAAAATGTACGCATGTCGGGGAAGTAAATTAGCTGGATGTAAATTTACATCAATAATGATTTAATAACCGAATTTTCTACAACACTAGTTTTAATCAATGTGATCTTCACTAATGTGTTATCAATCTTTGCTTAAAATTTTAAACATATTCTAAATCTAAACATCTCATTGAAAAACCTTACAAGGTGTTGTAATGTGGATTTTAGTTGGCTAGAGTTTTACGGTCCTAGATACGGACCTGAGTGGGGTAGTGGTGGAATATTTGGTTTGAGGTATCATAGAGGTTTGCTCTACTATACTGTGGCTTTTGAGGCTAAAGCCAATTTCATTAATATTAGGGAAGGTTATGTGAGGAGGTATAACTTTGAGCTTGTCGGTCCTTTGCCAACATCTGGTGGTGACACCTATAATGCTGTTGAAGCTGTTGATGACTTCCTATATTTTGGTGGGTGGGTTCATGCACCTGCCGTATATAGGGGCAGGGAGAGCGGGTCTCTTGCAACAATATCATTTGTAAACAAGTTTAGCCATGTTCATGTATATGACATTAGAGAAGACTCTGTAAAGCTATTGTGGAAGGAGAGCTTGCATCACGAAACTGACTGGGTTGGAGAGGTATCAGAGATAATATATGATGAGATAAGCGATAGGCTTCTGCTTGCTAGAGGAGATGGCATGATCAACCTAGGTGTTTATCAAATTGATAGAAAAGGTGGTAGCTATAGGCAGTTATCGTCGAGACCTGCACAGAAGGGCTCTATATTATATGATCATGCATGTTTTGATATCCTCGAGAACTGGGTGCAAGGGGTCAGCGGCATCCAATGCATTGATCTCGTAGAGAACAAACTTAAAACACTTTATTTCGGTGACATAGCGCAGAGGTCTGTCGATGGAGACTCTGTTGAGTCTCCTCTTACAGGAGTTGCAGCATCAGCATATGGGAGACTCTTTTTATTTGTTAGAGGAGGGGTATTCGTTGGGAACCCCATCGACGAGTCTATAGAGAGTGTAAAATTTGTGAGAATGTTCGACTTTGTCAAGTCTGGCTATAACGCTAGGAGAACAATGGCCAAGCCAATTGGAGGTGGCATCTTAGTTGCATTCAATGCCTTTACAGAAAACGTGGTCAAACCAACAAATGACTTTGAGAAAATGATGTTCCTAGCAACAAACACAATTGCAGCCCCAAGCCTGCTAGTATACATAACCCCTCCGACAGCCAGAATTGTTGGAGCCTTCGGAGCAAGGATAACAGGCATTGAGATCATTGGAGACGAGATTCTGCTTGCATACAACACTATGGCCAATAGTAGCAGGTATGACGCACAACCAATAGATGGAGGCTATAGAGGAATATTCTCAATACCAACAAGCATCCTCAACTCACCTCCACCACCAATTAGGATAAAGATCCTAGGCACGCAAGTAGACAACAAAACATTTGGTGGAATACCATTAGCTGGCTATAGAGAGGCTAAGATGGTTATAAGAACCTCCAAGCCCAACAAAATCAAGATTTTCGAATACGAC comes from Ignisphaera sp. and encodes:
- a CDS encoding uroporphyrinogen decarboxylase family protein, translating into MRNPSNTSVYGLLKANFLKAAKFEKPEYIPCRIVISWPVLNTYREKIIELIKKFPLAFPDYDPNTIKFDGVPGIVYEDRYAVDVFGTVWRFRVKGLGGEPYRYPLEDLDKVKEWSLPDPEAGYPIGYATPKPIIPWEELFSHFDKLREQGRLVVFSLHHFLFQKLMDVIPLNKLVPAIYKGDERFVTALEKIASYQLGLLKVAKRYKGIDVVTFLEDLGSQDSPLIRPQHLRKYFLPYYKMFFREVRDMGALIYFHSDGNIMPLSDIILEARPDIVNIQDIVNGVDNIAQKFREEVCIDLDIDREHLIPYGTKEEILNHIKNAIEKLNTSSGGLMLHIEVYPPTPLENILYLAEACYTYCYYMAT
- a CDS encoding DUF2139 domain-containing protein, with amino-acid sequence MDFSWLEFYGPRYGPEWGSGGIFGLRYHRGLLYYTVAFEAKANFINIREGYVRRYNFELVGPLPTSGGDTYNAVEAVDDFLYFGGWVHAPAVYRGRESGSLATISFVNKFSHVHVYDIREDSVKLLWKESLHHETDWVGEVSEIIYDEISDRLLLARGDGMINLGVYQIDRKGGSYRQLSSRPAQKGSILYDHACFDILENWVQGVSGIQCIDLVENKLKTLYFGDIAQRSVDGDSVESPLTGVAASAYGRLFLFVRGGVFVGNPIDESIESVKFVRMFDFVKSGYNARRTMAKPIGGGILVAFNAFTENVVKPTNDFEKMMFLATNTIAAPSLLVYITPPTARIVGAFGARITGIEIIGDEILLAYNTMANSSRYDAQPIDGGYRGIFSIPTSILNSPPPPIRIKILGTQVDNKTFGGIPLAGYREAKMVIRTSKPNKIKIFEYDIGLPSQQAFEDQHSLNNGKNIIDLHSYGNSIVSFKLVEPDPKAVIQIDLM